The following proteins are encoded in a genomic region of Streptomyces sp. SLBN-31:
- a CDS encoding thiamine pyrophosphate-binding protein — translation MPDDTQDVISGGHLVAKALKAEGVDRIYTLCGGHIIDIYDGCVDEGIEVVDVRHEQVAAHAADGYARITGRPGCAVVTAGPGTTDAVTGVANAFRAESPMLLIGGQGALTQHKMGSLQDLPHVDMMTPITKFAAAVPDTARAADMVSMAFRECYHGAPGPSFLEIPRDVLDAKVPVSRARVPRAGAYRASTRSAGDPEAIEKLADLLVHAEKPAILLGSQVWTTRGTEAAIELVRTLNIPAYMNGAGRGTLPPGDPHHFQLSRRYAFSGADVIVIVGTPFDFRMGYGKRLSPDATVVQIDLDYRTVGKNRDIDLGIVGDAGLVLKSVTEAASGRLNGGAAKRKEWLDELRAAEQTALEKRLPSLKSDASPIHPYRLVSEINDFLTEDSVYIGDGGDIVTFSGQVVQPKSPGHWMDPGPLGTLGVGVPFVLAAKQARPDKEVVALFGDGAFSLTGWDFETLVRYDLPFVGIVGNNSSMNQIRYGQKAKYGEERERVGNTLGDVHYDKFAQMLGGYGEEVRDPADIGPALRRARESGKPSLINVWVDPDAYAPGTMNQTMYK, via the coding sequence ATGCCCGACGACACCCAGGACGTGATTTCCGGCGGTCACCTCGTCGCCAAGGCTCTGAAGGCCGAAGGGGTCGACCGCATCTACACGTTGTGCGGCGGCCACATCATCGACATCTACGACGGCTGCGTCGACGAGGGCATCGAGGTCGTCGACGTACGACACGAACAGGTCGCCGCCCACGCCGCCGACGGCTACGCCCGCATCACCGGCAGGCCGGGCTGCGCGGTCGTCACCGCAGGACCGGGCACGACCGACGCCGTCACCGGTGTCGCCAACGCCTTCCGCGCGGAGTCCCCGATGCTGCTGATCGGCGGACAAGGAGCCCTCACCCAGCACAAGATGGGGTCCCTGCAGGACCTGCCGCACGTCGACATGATGACGCCGATCACCAAGTTCGCGGCGGCCGTGCCGGACACGGCGCGCGCCGCCGACATGGTGTCCATGGCGTTCCGCGAGTGCTACCACGGCGCGCCCGGCCCCTCCTTCCTGGAGATCCCGCGCGACGTGCTGGACGCCAAGGTGCCGGTGAGCAGGGCGCGGGTGCCGAGGGCCGGTGCCTACCGTGCCTCGACCCGCTCGGCCGGCGACCCCGAGGCGATCGAGAAGCTCGCCGACCTGCTCGTGCACGCCGAGAAGCCGGCCATCCTGCTGGGCAGCCAGGTGTGGACGACCCGCGGCACTGAGGCCGCCATCGAGCTGGTACGGACCCTCAACATCCCGGCGTACATGAACGGCGCGGGCCGCGGCACCCTGCCGCCCGGCGACCCTCACCACTTCCAGCTCTCGCGCCGGTACGCCTTCTCGGGCGCCGACGTCATCGTGATCGTCGGCACGCCCTTCGACTTCCGCATGGGCTACGGCAAGCGGCTGTCCCCGGACGCGACGGTCGTCCAGATCGACCTCGACTACCGCACCGTCGGCAAGAACCGCGACATCGACCTCGGGATCGTCGGCGACGCCGGGCTGGTGCTGAAGTCGGTGACCGAAGCGGCCTCGGGACGCCTCAACGGGGGCGCGGCCAAGCGCAAGGAGTGGCTGGACGAGCTGCGCGCCGCCGAGCAGACCGCGCTCGAGAAGCGGCTGCCGAGCCTGAAGTCGGACGCCTCGCCGATCCACCCGTACCGCCTGGTCAGCGAGATCAACGACTTCCTCACCGAGGACTCCGTCTACATCGGCGACGGCGGCGACATCGTCACCTTCTCCGGGCAGGTGGTCCAGCCCAAGTCCCCCGGCCACTGGATGGACCCGGGCCCGCTCGGCACCCTCGGCGTCGGCGTGCCCTTCGTGCTCGCGGCCAAGCAGGCGCGGCCCGACAAGGAGGTCGTCGCCCTCTTCGGCGACGGCGCCTTCTCCCTCACCGGCTGGGACTTCGAAACCCTCGTCCGTTACGACCTGCCCTTCGTCGGGATCGTCGGCAACAACTCCTCGATGAACCAGATCCGTTACGGCCAGAAGGCCAAGTACGGCGAGGAGCGCGAGCGGGTCGGCAACACCCTCGGCGACGTCCACTACGACAAGTTCGCGCAGATGCTGGGCGGTTACGGCGAGGAGGTCCGTGACCCCGCCGACATCGGCCCCGCCCTGCGCCGCGCCCGCGAGTCGGGCAAGCCGTCACTGATCAACGTCTGGGTCGACCCGGACGCGTACGCCCCCGGAACCATGAACCAGACGATGTACAAGTGA
- a CDS encoding hemolysin family protein produces the protein MSFPMALFVTVVLLIGSGFFVAAEFALVAAKRHRVEKAVAEERRGARAALDGMRELSLMLAGAQLGITVCTLGLGSVSKPAISHSLDPLLHALGLPSAVSYGIAFAVAMVVVVFLHMVVGEMAPKSWAIAHPERSAMLLAPSFRALVTAVRPLISLLDKVSNALVRLCRVTPRGEPAPVHGREQLTHLVEESRRLGLISEADSGLITRSLTEPETPVGELQVPASRITSVDGAADAEEVLRTAAGSDRTRLLVREGDRVLGSVHARDALVARARGHSASARDMARPVPELGADTTVADAIDVMRAHRASLAVVRDDTGRLTGMVTLDDLLARFLQPRAA, from the coding sequence TTGAGTTTCCCGATGGCGCTCTTCGTCACCGTCGTGCTGCTGATCGGCAGTGGCTTCTTCGTGGCCGCCGAGTTCGCGCTGGTCGCCGCCAAGCGGCATCGCGTGGAGAAGGCGGTCGCCGAGGAGCGGCGCGGCGCGCGGGCTGCCCTGGACGGCATGCGTGAGCTGTCGCTGATGCTGGCCGGCGCCCAGCTCGGCATCACGGTCTGCACCCTGGGCCTGGGGTCGGTCTCCAAGCCGGCGATCTCGCACTCGCTGGACCCACTGCTGCACGCGCTGGGCCTGCCGAGCGCGGTCAGCTACGGCATCGCGTTCGCCGTCGCCATGGTCGTCGTGGTGTTCCTGCACATGGTCGTGGGCGAGATGGCCCCCAAGTCCTGGGCGATCGCGCATCCGGAACGCTCGGCGATGCTGCTCGCGCCGTCGTTCAGGGCCCTGGTGACGGCCGTAAGGCCGCTGATCTCGCTGCTCGACAAGGTCAGCAACGCGCTGGTACGGCTGTGCCGGGTCACCCCGCGCGGCGAGCCGGCCCCGGTGCACGGCCGGGAGCAGCTCACCCATCTGGTCGAGGAGTCGCGGCGCCTCGGCCTGATCAGCGAGGCCGACTCGGGGCTGATCACCCGCTCGCTGACCGAGCCCGAGACCCCGGTGGGAGAGCTCCAGGTCCCGGCCTCGCGGATCACCTCGGTGGACGGCGCGGCCGATGCCGAGGAGGTGCTGCGCACGGCGGCCGGCAGCGACCGTACCCGGCTGCTGGTCCGCGAGGGCGATCGCGTCCTCGGCTCGGTGCACGCCCGGGACGCGCTGGTGGCCCGCGCCCGGGGTCACAGCGCGAGCGCGCGCGACATGGCCCGGCCGGTGCCGGAGCTGGGTGCGGACACCACGGTCGCCGACGCGATCGACGTCATGCGGGCGCACCGAGCCTCGCTCGCCGTGGTCCGCGACGACACGGGCCGGCTGACCGGCATGGTGACCCTGGACGACCTGCTGGCGCGTTTCCTGCAGCCGCGGGCGGCGTAG
- the frc gene encoding formyl-CoA transferase, producing the protein MTRTALEGIRVLDMTHVQSGPSATQLLAWLGADVVKLEAPTGDITRKQLRDLPDVDSLYFTMLNCNKRSITLNTKTERGKEILTELIRRSDVMVENFGPGAVDRMGFTWDRIQEINPRIVYASIKGFGDGPYTKFKAYEVVAQAMGGSMSTTGFEDGPPLATGAQIGDSGTGVHAVAGILAALFQREHTGRGQRVNVAMQHAVLNLCRVKLRDQQRLAHGPLAEYPNDDFGTEVPRSGNASGGGQPGWAVKCAPGGPNDYVYVIVQPVGWKPVSELIGRPELAEDPEWATPEARLPKLNKMFQLIEEWSSTLPKWEVLERLNAHNIPCGPILSTKEIIEDESLVANEMVVTVPHPERGEFTTVGSPLKLSDSPVEVSSSPLLGEHNEEVYVGELGLGDEELRLLKSNGVI; encoded by the coding sequence GTGACCCGCACAGCACTTGAGGGCATCCGTGTCCTCGACATGACGCACGTCCAGTCCGGGCCCTCCGCGACCCAGCTGCTGGCCTGGCTCGGCGCGGACGTCGTCAAGCTGGAGGCTCCGACCGGCGACATCACGCGCAAGCAGCTGCGCGACCTGCCGGACGTCGACTCCCTCTACTTCACGATGCTCAACTGCAACAAGCGCAGCATCACCCTCAACACCAAGACCGAGCGCGGCAAGGAGATCCTCACCGAGCTGATCCGGCGCTCGGACGTCATGGTCGAGAACTTCGGTCCGGGCGCGGTCGACCGGATGGGCTTCACCTGGGACCGCATCCAGGAGATCAATCCGCGGATCGTGTACGCCTCCATCAAGGGGTTCGGGGACGGCCCGTACACCAAGTTCAAGGCGTACGAGGTCGTCGCGCAGGCCATGGGCGGGTCGATGTCGACCACCGGTTTCGAGGACGGGCCGCCGCTGGCGACGGGGGCCCAGATCGGGGACTCGGGCACGGGCGTCCACGCCGTGGCGGGGATACTCGCCGCGCTGTTCCAGCGCGAGCACACCGGGCGCGGTCAGCGGGTGAACGTGGCCATGCAGCACGCGGTGCTCAACCTCTGCCGGGTGAAGCTGCGCGATCAGCAGCGCCTGGCCCACGGCCCGCTCGCCGAATATCCCAACGACGACTTCGGCACCGAGGTTCCCCGCTCGGGAAACGCGTCCGGCGGCGGGCAGCCGGGCTGGGCGGTCAAGTGCGCGCCGGGCGGCCCGAACGACTACGTGTACGTCATCGTGCAGCCCGTCGGCTGGAAGCCGGTCAGTGAGCTGATCGGCCGGCCCGAGCTGGCGGAGGACCCCGAGTGGGCCACGCCGGAGGCCCGGCTTCCCAAGCTCAACAAGATGTTCCAGCTGATCGAGGAGTGGTCCTCGACGCTGCCCAAGTGGGAGGTGCTGGAGCGGCTCAACGCGCACAACATCCCGTGCGGGCCGATCCTGTCGACGAAGGAGATCATCGAGGACGAGTCGCTGGTCGCCAACGAGATGGTCGTCACCGTCCCGCACCCCGAGCGCGGCGAGTTCACGACCGTCGGCAGCCCGCTGAAGCTCTCCGACTCCCCCGTCGAGGTGAGCAGTTCACCGCTGCTCGGCGAGCACAACGAAGAGGTCTACGTCGGCGAGCTCGGCCTCGGCGACGAGGAGCTGCGCCTGCTCAAGTCGAACGGAGTGATCTGA
- the sucC gene encoding ADP-forming succinate--CoA ligase subunit beta, with protein sequence MDLYEHQARELFEEHGILVPRAQVTDSPKKAREIARALGGRVVVKAQVKTGGRGKAGGVKLAADPAAAELTARQILGMDIKGHTVGTVMLAQRVDIEEEFYVSYVLDRAAGTFLAIASAEGGMEIEEVAASRPEAVARIPVDPAEGVTSAKAAEIAEAAGLPAQTVDVLVRLWEVLVREDALLVEVNPLVRTKGGRILALDGKVTLDDNARFRQSRWGADDVEHGDALEAAAAAKGLNYVKLDGEVGIIGNGAGLVMSTLDVVAGCGARPANFLDIGGGASARIMAEGLSVILSDPDVKSVFVNVFGGITACDAVADGIVQALDTVRLTKPLVVRLDGNNAARGRAILDERAHPLVQQATTMDGAARRAARLATTA encoded by the coding sequence ATGGACCTGTACGAACACCAGGCAAGGGAACTCTTCGAAGAACACGGCATCTTGGTACCGAGGGCCCAGGTGACGGACTCGCCCAAGAAGGCCCGTGAGATCGCCCGCGCACTCGGCGGGCGCGTAGTGGTGAAGGCTCAGGTCAAGACGGGCGGGCGGGGCAAGGCCGGCGGCGTGAAGCTCGCCGCGGACCCGGCCGCCGCCGAACTCACGGCACGTCAGATCCTCGGCATGGACATCAAGGGCCACACGGTCGGCACGGTCATGCTGGCCCAACGCGTCGACATCGAGGAGGAGTTCTACGTCTCCTACGTCCTCGACCGGGCCGCGGGCACCTTCCTCGCGATCGCGTCCGCCGAGGGCGGCATGGAGATCGAGGAGGTCGCCGCGAGCAGGCCCGAGGCCGTCGCCCGCATACCCGTCGACCCGGCCGAGGGCGTGACTTCGGCGAAGGCGGCCGAGATCGCCGAAGCCGCGGGACTGCCGGCGCAGACGGTCGACGTCCTCGTACGCCTGTGGGAGGTCCTCGTCCGCGAGGACGCGCTGCTCGTCGAGGTGAACCCGCTCGTGCGCACGAAGGGAGGCCGGATCCTCGCACTCGACGGCAAGGTCACCCTCGACGACAACGCCCGCTTCCGGCAGTCGCGTTGGGGCGCCGACGACGTCGAGCACGGCGACGCGCTGGAGGCGGCGGCCGCCGCGAAGGGCCTCAACTACGTGAAGCTGGACGGCGAGGTCGGCATCATCGGCAACGGCGCGGGACTGGTCATGTCGACCCTGGACGTCGTCGCCGGCTGCGGCGCCCGGCCCGCCAACTTCCTCGACATCGGCGGCGGGGCCTCCGCCCGGATCATGGCCGAAGGGTTGTCCGTCATCCTCTCCGACCCCGACGTGAAGTCGGTGTTCGTCAACGTCTTCGGCGGAATCACCGCCTGTGACGCGGTCGCCGACGGCATCGTGCAGGCGCTCGACACCGTGCGATTGACCAAGCCGCTGGTGGTCCGTCTCGACGGCAACAACGCGGCCCGCGGCCGCGCCATCCTCGACGAGCGCGCCCACCCGCTGGTCCAGCAGGCCACCACCATGGACGGCGCCGCCCGCCGTGCCGCCCGACTCGCCACCACAGCCTGA
- a CDS encoding aldehyde dehydrogenase family protein yields the protein MASTLTPNTSTSTLTLKSGTSWADAWQRCLTVAPEAFRDDRVLNLWADTWQADGRTLPATSPVDGSPIAGPPRLDGRTAHQAVRASLDRHRAWRHVPLDERRARVAATLDALTEHRELLALLLVWEIGKPWRLAQADVDRAIDGVRWYVDGIEPMLAGRAPLDGPVSNIASWNYPMSVLVHALLVQALAGNTVIAKTPSDGGLACLTLACALAAREGIPVTLVSGSGGELSQALVRAPEIGCVSFVGGRDTGAAVATAVADLGKRHILEQEGLNTWGIWNHSDWDALAAVVPKLFDYGKQRCTAYPRFVVQRQLFDDFLAAYLPAVRTLRVGHPLAVERPEAPFPALDFGPVINAAKAKELRDQVAEAIDRGAVPLHRGRENDARFLPGQDTSAYVQPVTLLNPPRSSPLHHAEPFGPVDTIVLVDTEAELLAAMNASNGALVATLCTDDRATFDRLAPQIRAFKVGHGTARSRGDRDELFGGFGASWRGAFVGGELLVRAVTRGPAHERLPGNFPDYHLMP from the coding sequence ATGGCATCCACCCTCACCCCCAACACCTCCACCTCCACCCTCACCCTCAAATCAGGCACGTCCTGGGCAGACGCCTGGCAGCGCTGCCTGACCGTCGCCCCGGAGGCCTTCCGGGACGACCGCGTCCTCAACCTGTGGGCCGACACCTGGCAGGCCGACGGCCGGACCCTGCCCGCCACCAGCCCCGTCGACGGCAGTCCCATCGCCGGCCCGCCACGACTCGACGGCCGCACCGCGCACCAGGCGGTCCGCGCCTCCCTCGACCGGCATCGCGCCTGGCGGCACGTACCCCTGGACGAGCGCAGGGCCCGCGTCGCCGCCACCCTCGACGCCCTCACCGAACACCGCGAACTGCTCGCCCTGCTGCTCGTCTGGGAGATCGGCAAGCCCTGGCGGCTCGCGCAGGCGGACGTCGACCGGGCCATCGACGGCGTCCGCTGGTACGTCGACGGCATCGAGCCGATGCTCGCCGGCCGGGCCCCGCTGGACGGCCCGGTGTCCAACATCGCCAGCTGGAACTACCCGATGAGCGTCCTCGTCCACGCCCTGCTCGTGCAGGCGCTGGCGGGCAACACGGTGATCGCCAAGACCCCCAGCGACGGCGGCCTCGCCTGTCTCACCCTGGCCTGCGCGCTCGCCGCCCGCGAGGGAATCCCCGTCACCCTCGTCAGCGGCAGCGGTGGAGAGCTGTCCCAGGCGCTGGTGCGGGCGCCCGAGATCGGCTGCGTCTCCTTCGTCGGCGGCCGCGACACCGGCGCCGCCGTGGCCACCGCCGTCGCCGACCTCGGCAAACGGCACATCCTCGAACAGGAGGGACTCAACACCTGGGGCATCTGGAACCACTCCGACTGGGACGCGCTCGCGGCAGTCGTGCCCAAGCTCTTCGACTACGGCAAGCAGCGCTGCACGGCCTACCCGCGCTTCGTCGTCCAGCGGCAGCTGTTCGACGACTTCCTGGCGGCGTACCTGCCGGCGGTCCGCACACTGCGGGTGGGGCACCCGCTCGCCGTCGAACGCCCGGAGGCCCCCTTCCCCGCGCTCGACTTCGGGCCCGTGATCAACGCGGCCAAGGCCAAGGAGCTGCGCGACCAGGTCGCCGAGGCCATCGACCGCGGCGCCGTGCCGCTGCACCGCGGCCGCGAGAACGACGCCCGCTTCCTGCCCGGCCAGGACACATCGGCGTACGTCCAGCCCGTCACGCTCCTGAACCCGCCGCGGTCCTCGCCGCTGCACCACGCGGAACCGTTCGGCCCGGTCGACACCATCGTCCTGGTCGACACCGAGGCGGAACTGCTGGCCGCGATGAACGCCTCCAACGGCGCGCTCGTCGCCACGCTGTGCACGGACGACCGGGCCACCTTCGACCGGCTGGCCCCGCAGATCCGCGCGTTCAAGGTCGGCCACGGAACGGCCCGCTCCCGCGGCGACCGCGACGAGCTCTTCGGCGGCTTCGGGGCGTCCTGGCGCGGCGCGTTCGTCGGCGGCGAACTCCTCGTACGCGCCGTGACCCGGGGCCCGGCGCACGAACGGCTGCCCGGCAACTTCCCGGACTACCACCTCATGCCCTGA
- the sucD gene encoding succinate--CoA ligase subunit alpha, producing the protein MAIYLTKESKVLVQGMTGGEGMKHTRRMLAAGTNVVGGVNPRKAGATVDFDERTVPVFGTVAEGIHATGADVTVAFVPPAFAKAAVVEAADAGIGLAVVITEGIPVHDSVAFTTYAKEKGTRIIGPNCPGLITPGQSNAGIIPADITKPGRIGLVSKSGTLTYQLMYELRDIGFSTCVGIGGDPVMGTTHIDCLAAFQDDPDTELIVLIGEIGGDAEERAAAYVREHVTKPVVGYIAGFTAPEGRTMGHAGAIVSGSSGTAQAKKEALEAAGVRVGGTPTETAKLVLARLEEQRSVTHG; encoded by the coding sequence ATGGCCATCTATCTCACCAAGGAGAGCAAGGTCCTCGTCCAGGGCATGACCGGCGGCGAGGGCATGAAGCACACCCGGCGCATGCTCGCCGCCGGTACGAACGTCGTCGGCGGCGTCAACCCCCGAAAGGCGGGCGCCACCGTCGACTTCGACGAGCGAACCGTCCCCGTCTTCGGCACGGTCGCCGAGGGCATCCACGCGACCGGCGCCGACGTCACCGTCGCCTTCGTCCCACCGGCCTTCGCGAAAGCGGCCGTTGTCGAGGCGGCCGACGCCGGCATCGGCCTCGCGGTCGTCATCACCGAGGGCATCCCGGTCCACGACTCCGTCGCCTTCACCACGTACGCCAAGGAGAAGGGCACCCGGATCATCGGCCCCAACTGCCCGGGCCTGATCACCCCCGGCCAGTCCAACGCGGGCATCATCCCCGCCGACATCACCAAGCCCGGCCGTATCGGCCTGGTGTCCAAGTCGGGGACCCTCACCTACCAACTCATGTACGAACTCCGCGACATCGGCTTCTCCACCTGTGTCGGCATCGGCGGCGACCCGGTGATGGGCACGACCCATATCGACTGCCTGGCAGCCTTCCAGGACGACCCCGACACCGAACTGATCGTTCTGATCGGCGAGATCGGCGGCGACGCGGAGGAACGCGCGGCCGCCTACGTCCGCGAACACGTCACCAAACCCGTCGTCGGCTACATCGCCGGATTCACCGCACCCGAGGGCAGGACCATGGGCCATGCGGGCGCCATCGTCTCGGGTTCCTCCGGCACCGCGCAGGCGAAGAAGGAGGCCCTGGAGGCGGCCGGGGTGCGTGTGGGCGGCACCCCGACCGAAACGGCGAAACTCGTGCTCGCGCGTCTGGAAGAGCAGCGGTCGGTCACTCATGGTTGA
- a CDS encoding hemolysin family protein, which yields MSAAHAVLGLLAVFVLTAGTGYFVAQEFAYVSADRLALAREARAGDRRAARALKVLERLSFMLSGAQLGITVTGLVVGFIAEPSVSALLGPALSGVGVPGAAVTGLSVVLSFVGATVVQMVLGELAPKNLAIAVPERLAKSLAASTLAYLKVVGPVVRIFDGAANRLLRETGIEPVEELHHGATLEELGHLIGESHEQGRLSKGTAELLDHALGFSERTLDEVMVPRADTVFVRADASASEAVDLIGKYGHSHHPVLGEHPDDVGGVLGVRELMRLPADRLAATTAGELARRPLLLPDTLPLPEAVERMRERDDEFAVVLDEHGGVAGVVTYEDIAEELVGDIADESDTVIHLAVAETDGWLVDAGRRLDEVAEATGIGLPEEDDFDTVAGLVVDRLGRFPAVGDRITVALPDGGRAVIVVRAVDRHVPERVRIARLAERTEEQR from the coding sequence GTGAGTGCCGCCCACGCCGTCCTGGGCCTGCTGGCCGTGTTCGTGCTGACCGCCGGTACGGGCTATTTCGTGGCCCAGGAGTTCGCCTACGTCTCCGCCGACCGCCTCGCCCTGGCCCGTGAGGCGCGGGCCGGTGACCGTCGGGCCGCGCGGGCGCTGAAGGTGCTCGAGAGGCTGTCGTTCATGCTGTCCGGCGCCCAGCTGGGCATCACGGTGACCGGTCTGGTCGTCGGTTTCATCGCCGAGCCGTCCGTGTCCGCGCTGCTCGGGCCCGCCCTGTCCGGCGTCGGCGTCCCGGGCGCGGCCGTCACCGGCCTGTCCGTGGTGCTCTCCTTCGTCGGCGCCACGGTGGTGCAGATGGTGCTGGGCGAGCTGGCCCCGAAGAATCTCGCCATCGCGGTGCCCGAGCGGCTGGCCAAGTCGCTGGCCGCCTCGACGCTGGCGTATCTCAAGGTCGTCGGGCCGGTGGTACGGATCTTCGACGGCGCGGCGAACCGGCTGCTGCGCGAGACCGGCATCGAGCCGGTCGAGGAGCTGCACCACGGTGCCACCCTGGAGGAGCTCGGCCATCTCATCGGCGAGTCGCACGAGCAGGGGCGGCTGTCCAAGGGCACCGCCGAGCTGCTGGACCACGCGCTGGGGTTCTCCGAGCGCACGCTGGACGAGGTGATGGTGCCGCGCGCCGACACCGTGTTCGTCCGCGCGGACGCGAGCGCGTCCGAGGCCGTCGACCTCATCGGCAAGTACGGCCACTCCCACCATCCGGTGCTCGGCGAGCACCCCGACGACGTCGGCGGAGTGCTGGGCGTGCGCGAGCTGATGCGGCTGCCCGCGGACCGGTTGGCCGCCACGACGGCCGGCGAGCTCGCCCGGCGCCCGCTGCTGCTGCCCGACACCCTTCCGCTGCCCGAGGCGGTCGAGCGGATGCGGGAGCGTGACGACGAGTTCGCGGTCGTACTCGACGAGCACGGCGGCGTGGCGGGCGTGGTCACCTACGAGGACATCGCCGAGGAACTGGTCGGCGACATCGCCGACGAGTCGGACACGGTCATCCACCTCGCCGTCGCCGAAACCGACGGCTGGCTGGTGGACGCAGGGCGCCGCCTGGACGAGGTCGCCGAGGCCACCGGCATCGGGCTGCCCGAAGAGGACGACTTCGACACGGTGGCCGGCCTGGTCGTGGACCGTCTCGGCCGCTTCCCGGCAGTCGGCGACCGGATCACGGTCGCGCTGCCCGACGGCGGGCGCGCGGTGATCGTCGTACGCGCCGTGGACCGGCACGTGCCCGAGCGCGTGCGGATCGCGCGGCTGGCGGAGCGGACGGAGGAGCAGCGTTGA
- a CDS encoding acyltransferase family protein, which yields MSQPQTTAVAPAKAAPREAVPEAAGSPLGAREARAKQRDAYFDNAKYLAIVLVAIGHAWEPLRDDSRVVSALYNFVYAFHMPAFIVISGYFSRSFDASPGRVRRLVTGVAVPYVVFETAYTLFTRWTDGVPDRPISLLDPLYLTWFLAALFVWRLTTPLWQRVRWPLPIALTVAALATLSPSIGNDLDLQRVLQFLPYFVLGLCLRPEHFRLVRRWPVRLLALPVLGCALAVSYWAEPRMTGAWFYHRDSAQELGASAWFGPVMTLAAFGFSMVLVACFLSWVPGRRLWFTALGAGTLYGYLLHGFVAQGSKYWGWYSPGWIHRPLGAVTVALAAGAVVTLLCTPPVRRVFRFVVEPDMKWAFRREPRERLPVPAQARVPGTRTGSRALS from the coding sequence ATGTCCCAGCCCCAGACCACAGCCGTAGCACCGGCGAAAGCCGCACCCCGCGAAGCCGTGCCCGAGGCGGCGGGTTCTCCCCTCGGCGCGCGGGAGGCTCGGGCGAAGCAGCGTGACGCCTACTTCGACAACGCCAAGTACCTGGCGATCGTGCTGGTGGCGATCGGCCACGCGTGGGAGCCGCTGCGCGACGACAGCCGGGTCGTCAGCGCGCTCTACAACTTCGTCTACGCCTTCCACATGCCGGCGTTCATCGTCATCTCCGGGTACTTCTCCCGGAGTTTCGACGCGAGTCCCGGGCGGGTCAGACGCCTGGTGACGGGAGTGGCCGTGCCGTACGTCGTCTTCGAGACGGCGTACACCCTTTTCACCCGCTGGACCGACGGGGTGCCGGACCGGCCGATCAGCCTGCTTGACCCCCTGTATCTGACGTGGTTCCTGGCCGCGCTGTTCGTCTGGCGGCTGACCACCCCGCTGTGGCAGCGCGTGCGGTGGCCGCTGCCGATCGCGCTGACCGTCGCGGCCCTCGCCACCCTCTCCCCGTCCATCGGCAACGACCTCGACCTGCAGCGGGTCCTGCAGTTCCTGCCGTACTTCGTGCTGGGGCTGTGTCTGCGGCCGGAGCACTTCCGGCTGGTGCGGCGGTGGCCGGTGAGGCTGCTGGCCCTGCCGGTCCTGGGGTGCGCGCTCGCGGTGTCGTACTGGGCGGAGCCACGGATGACCGGGGCCTGGTTCTACCACCGCGACAGCGCCCAGGAGCTGGGGGCGTCCGCCTGGTTCGGGCCGGTGATGACACTGGCCGCCTTCGGTTTCTCGATGGTGCTGGTCGCCTGCTTCCTGTCCTGGGTGCCGGGACGGCGGCTGTGGTTCACGGCGCTGGGCGCGGGCACGCTGTACGGCTACCTGCTGCACGGCTTCGTCGCCCAGGGCTCCAAGTACTGGGGCTGGTACTCCCCCGGCTGGATCCACCGCCCGCTCGGTGCGGTCACCGTCGCGCTGGCAGCCGGAGCCGTCGTGACGCTGCTGTGCACACCGCCTGTGCGGCGGGTCTTCCGGTTCGTCGTGGAGCCGGACATGAAGTGGGCGTTCCGGAGGGAGCCGCGGGAGCGGCTGCCCGTTCCGGCGCAGGCCCGTGTGCCGGGAACCCGCACCGGGTCCCGGGCGTTGTCCTGA